The genomic DNA aggggggtgggaggggccGCCCTCCCTGAATTGGGAGGGAGAGCAGCAGGcccctccccattctcccagATGCCCAGAAGAAGATACTGGCTGCCCAGACCCAGCTCCCAGCCCAGGGGGACACCCGACCACCAGTGGAGGCTCCGTCTGCCCCCCGGCCCACGGCCACCCAGCTGACCCGGGACCTGCTGCGGAGCCGTGGCATCGCTGGCCTCTACAAGGGACTTGGAGCCACGTTGCTCAGGTGGGAGGGATAGAgaggctgggaggaagggggCCCACCTGCTGGCACCTACCTCCTGGTCACCACTGACCCCCTCCACAGGGACGTCCCCTTCTCCGTTGTGTACTTCCCCCTCTTTGCCAACCTGAACCAGCTGGGCCAGCCAGCGTCCGGAGAGAAGTCTCCTTTCTATGTGTCCTTCCTGGCCGGCTGTGTGGCTGGGAGTGCAGCTGCAGTGGCTGTCAACCCCTGTGATGGTCGGTGCCCTGGGGAAGGGGGCTGGGGTCgaggggctgggcaggaggcTGGCAGGGCCCTATCCTGACTGCACACCCCCTGCAGTGGTGAAGACGCGGCTGCAGTCACTCCAGCGTGGCCTCAATGAGGACACTTACTCTGGCTTTCTGGACTGTGCCAGGTGGGCAAGGCCCCAAGGCAGCGGGCTGAGGGGGCCCCAGTGCCCGCTCTGACCCGCCTCTCCCTGCAGGAAGATCTTGCGGCATGAGGGCCCCTCGGCCTTCCTGAAGGGCGCCTACTGCCGTGCCCTGGTCATCGCCCCGCTCTTCGGCATCGCTCAAGTGGTCT from Manis pentadactyla isolate mManPen7 chromosome 9, mManPen7.hap1, whole genome shotgun sequence includes the following:
- the SLC25A22 gene encoding mitochondrial glutamate carrier 1 isoform X2, which produces MYRGAAVNLTLVTPEKAIKLAANDFFRYQLSKDGQKLTLFKEMLAGCGAGTCQVIVTTPMEMLKIQLQDAGRIDAQKKILAAQTQLPAQGDTRPPVEAPSAPRPTATQLTRDLLRSRGIAGLYKGLGATLLRDVPFSVVYFPLFANLNQLGQPASGEKSPFYVSFLAGCVAGSAAAVAVNPCDVVKTRLQSLQRGLNEDTYSGFLDCARKILRHEGPSAFLKGAYCRALVIAPLFGIAQVVYFLGIAETLLGLLQPPQPPRPSAQLDQTAARAGRPAQD